From Xiphophorus maculatus strain JP 163 A chromosome 12, X_maculatus-5.0-male, whole genome shotgun sequence, the proteins below share one genomic window:
- the LOC102217201 gene encoding cytochrome c oxidase subunit 6A, mitochondrial, producing the protein MAALGRFSRMLLRSSLTQTRRQLAAAAGHAEDSAKTWKILSFVVALPGVAVCMLNTFLKEKEHSHDAPPEFVPYTHLRIRTKRFPWGDGNKTLFHNSHVNALPDGYEGHD; encoded by the exons ATGGCGGCCTTGGGACGTTTCTCTCGGATGTTGTTGAGGTCTTCTTTGACTCAAACCCGGCGCCAGCTCGCTGCGGCCGCTGGACATGCCGAGGACTCGG CTAAAACATGGAAGATCCTCAGCTTTGTGGTTGCACTGCCTGGTGTCGCAGTGTGCATGCTGAACACCTTCTTGAAAGAGAAGGAGCACAGCCATGACGCACCACCAGAGTTTGTCCCATACACCCACCTTCGCATTCGCACCAAG CGTTTCCCCTGGGGAGATGGCAACAAAACCCTCTTCCACAACTCTCATGTGAATGCTCTTCCAGATGGCTATGAGGGCCATGACTAA
- the LOC111610366 gene encoding uncharacterized protein LOC111610366 isoform X2, with protein sequence MMMMMMNADRDYQMSKKQERAHFFSSKEQELILKLYEEEREILTAKSNTTSASKLREEAWQRIADKINAVSDSGYKRTWQQVKVKHKNIIQTAKRKRADVLRTEGGSGSPSLTSAEEDGVLSRENTMRVEVLPGGACIGPIGGSDSSFMSVSGHPVLLLPVTKTEPESLSGDETDISEAHFDGDVQNSSFQEVGSPAGATSRTRRAETDELRALYCCYLKKEIENRDQEMAYRALKMKKLEKEILLLDKQLM encoded by the exons atgatgatgatgatgatgaacgCAGACAGAG ATTACCAGATGAGTAAAAAGCAGGAGAGGGCTCATTTCTTCAGCTCCAAGGAGCAAGAACTTATTTTGAAGTTGTATGAAGAAGAGCGAGAGATCTTAACAGCCAAATCCAACACAACCAGCGCCTCCAAGCTGAGGGAGGAAGCCTGGCAGAGGATTGCTGATAAAATAAATGC GGTTTCAGACAGTGGCTACAAAAGAACATGGCAGCAAGTGAAAGTCAAACACAAGAACATCATCCAAACAG caaaaagaaaaagggccGATGTGTTGAGGACCGAGGGCGGGTCGGGAAGCCCCTCTCTGACCTCAGCAGAGGAGGACGGGGTGCTGAGCAGAGAAAACACCATGAGGGTGGAGGTCCTACCCGGAGGCGCCTGCATCGGCCCCATCGGCGGATCCGACAGCTCCTTTATGAGTG TGTCAGGCCATCCGGTCCTCCTCCTGCCCGTCACAAAGACGGAACCAGAGAGCCTGAGCGGCGATGAGACGGACATCAGCGAGGCTCATTTTGACGGG GACGTGCAGAACAGCAGTTTTCAGGAGGTCGGCAGCCCAGCAGGGGCTACAAGCAGGACCAGACGTGCTGAG ACTGATGAACTAAGGGCCCTTTACTGCTGTTACCTCAAAAAGGAGATCGAGAATCGGGACCAGGAGATGGCCTACAGAGCACTGAAGATGAAGAAGCTGGAAAAGGAAATCCTGCTACTGGATAAACAGCTGATGTGA
- the LOC102216955 gene encoding C-type lectin domain family 4 member E-like: protein MESQYQPFSATDSSLDEADRNISQRTGMKRILTYILYSGPLLLLLILLLVLGVIFSQVKKEITDVKLQLKIINNRGPTSLCTSGPTEAKQVPVERIAPVRGTCKEGWASFQGSCYLLSTTTTVWQRAEDQCRSSGGHLLVLNNVEELDYISGIVDIKYSYWIGLVERQQEGHWSWVDGTDFDSTPTFWDQGQPDNWDFRVNGEDCGQLHASVNRKRKLWNDADCSLGYRYICEAKA, encoded by the exons ATGGAATCTCAGTATCAACCGTTTAGCGCAACGGACAGCAGCTTGGATGAAGCAGATCGCAATATCAGCCAACGAACAG GAATGAAGAGAATATTGACGTACATCCTCTACAGCgggccgctgctgctgcttttgatTCTGCTCTTGGTCTTAGGGGTCATAT tCTCTCAGGTGAAGAAAGAAATTACTGATGTCAAACTACAACTCAAGATCATCAACAATAGAGGACCAACGTCCTTATGTActtcag GTCCAACCGAAGCAAAACAAGTCCCGGTGGAGAGAATTGCTCCAGTTAGAG GAACTTGCAAGGAGGGCTGGGCGAGTTTCCAGGGGAGCTGCTACCTGCtttccaccaccaccaccgtCTGGCAACGAGCCGAAGATCAGTGTAGATCATCTGGAGGACACCTGCTAGTTCTTAACAATGTGGAGGAACTG gacTACATTTCAGGCATTGTTGACATCAAGTATTCCTACTGGATCGGACTGGTGGAGCGACAGCAAGAGGGCCACTGGAGCTGGGTGGACGGAACCGACTTTGACTCGACCCCAAC ATTCTGGGACCAGGGTCAACCTGACAACTGGGACTTCAGGGTGAACGGAGAGGACTGTGGGCAGCTGCATGCCTCTGTGAACCGCAAACGCAAGCTGTGGAATGATGCAGACTGTAGCCTGGGCTACAGGTACATCTGTGAAGCCAAGGCatga
- the LOC102219520 gene encoding phospholipase A2-like, with the protein MIVKALLLLLAACVVSGGHVPNAVWHFGEMISCAQPGVNPLDYNEYGCYCGLGGSGTPVDDVDRCCQVHDSCYSNSMKIPECEGILDLPYVISYNFSCSNKQVTCSATNDKCQATVCECDRVAAHCFARYKYNPDYKNLDSKFC; encoded by the exons ATGATTGTGAAGGCTCTTCTGCTGCTTCTCGCCG CATGCGTGGTCAGTGGGGGACACGTCCCCAACGCCGTCTGGCATTTTGGGGAGATGATCAGTTGTGCCCAGCCGGGTGTCAATCCTCTGGATTACAACGAATACGGCTGCTACTGCGGCTTGGGGGGCTCTGGGACTCCTGTGGATGATGTGGACAG GTGCTGCCAAGTCCATGACAGCTGCTATAGCAACAGCATGAAGATTCCCGAATGCGAGGGTATTCTAGACCTTCCCTATGTTATCAGTTATAATTTCAGCTGCTCAAACAAACAGGTGACTTGCTCAG CGACCAATGATAAGTGCCAGGCTACGGTTTGTGAGTGTGACCGTGTGGCGGCGCACTGCTTCGCTCGATACAAATACAACCCGGACTACAAGAACCTGGACTCTAAGTTCTGTTAA
- the LOC102219264 gene encoding phospholipase A2-like has product MSVKALLLLLTACVVSGGRLPMALWQFGEMISCAQPGVNPLAYNEYGCWCGLGGSGTPVDDVDRCCEAHDKCYQNSRKIPGCEGVFDLPYIIIYGFSCSNRQVYCSAANEKCEAAVCECDRVAAHCFARHTYDPDNKHLDPQLCVS; this is encoded by the exons ATGAGTGTGAAGGCCCTTCTGCTGCTTCTCACCG CATGTGTGGTCAGTGGAGGACGTCTTCCCATGGCCTTATGGCAGTTTGGGGAGATGATCAGTTGTGCCCAGCCTGGTGTTAATCCTCTGGCTTACAACGAATACGGCTGCTGGTGCGGATTAGGCGGGTCTGGAACGCCGGTGGATGACGTGGACCG GTGCTGTGAAGCCCATGATAAATGCtaccaaaacagcagaaagatcCCTGGATGCGAGGGTGTTTTTGACCTTCCCTACATTATCATTTATGGCTTCAGCTGCTCAAACAGACAGGTGTACTGCTCAG CAGCCAATGAGAAGTGTGAGGCTGCAGTCTGCGAGTGCGACCGTGTGGCGGCTCATTGCTTTGCTCGGCACACATACGACCCTGACAACAAGCACCTGGATCCTCAGCTCTGTGTCAGCTGA
- the LOC102216692 gene encoding 5'-AMP-activated protein kinase subunit beta-1-like — protein MGNSSSDRSSSERSFRDGPSGGKEARPNIMMDSNDDAELFNREDPKASPDIQEFLAWQQDLDCDNKDPAQARPTVFRWAGSAKEVFVSGSFNNWATKIPLNKSQNNFVAIVDLPEGEHQYKFCVDGQWTLDPTGPVTTSKTGTVNNIIQVNQTDFEVFDALKIDSQDSTDMSDLSSSPPGPYQQDGYLIKQDDKIKQPPILPPHLLQVLLNKDTGVSCDPTLLPEPNHVMLNHLYALSIKDGVMVLSATHRYKKKYVTTLLYKPI, from the exons ATGGGCAACAGCAGCAGCGATCGCTCCAGCAGCGAGAGGTCATTCAGAGATGGACCGTCCGGAGGGAAGGAGGCTCGACCCAACATCATGATGGACAGCAACGACGACGCGGAGCTGTTCAACAGGGAAGATCCGAAG GCTTCCCCAGACATACAGGAGTTTCTGGCCTGGCAGCAGGACCTCGACTGCGACAATAAGGACCCGGCGCAGGCCAGACCGACCGTCTTCAGATGGGCCGGGTCAGCCAAGGAAGTCTTTGTGTCTGGTTCTTTTAACAACTGGGCCACCAAAATCCCTCTTAACAAGAG TCAGAATAACTTTGTGGCTATTGTGGACCTGCCAGAGGGGGAGCACCAGTACAAGTTTTGCGTTGACGGACAGTGGACTTTGGATCCGACAGGG CCCGTGACAACAAGCAAGACTGGCACAGTCAACAACATCATTCAAGTGAATCAGACTGACTTCGAAGTCTTCGATGCCCTCAAGATCGACTCACAGGATTCAACGGACATGTCTG ACCTGTCCAGTTCCCCACCCGGGCCCTACCAACAGGACGGATATCTCATCAAGCAAGACGACAAGATCAAGCAGCCTCCTATCTTGCCGCCCCACCTGCTCCAAGTGCTGCTCAACAAGGACACGGGCGTCTCT TGTGACCCGACACTACTTCCAGAGCCGAACCACGTCATGCTGAATCACCTGTATGCCCTTTCCATCAAG gACGGGGTGATGGTTCTCAGCGCTACTCACCgatacaaaaagaaatatgtgaCCACTCTCCTCTACAAACCCATATAA
- the LOC111610366 gene encoding uncharacterized protein LOC111610366 isoform X1, protein MMMMMMNADRDYQMSKKQERAHFFSSKEQELILKLYEEEREILTAKSNTTSASKLREEAWQRIADKINAVSDSGYKRTWQQVKVKHKNIIQTAKRKRADVLRTEGGSGSPSLTSAEEDGVLSRENTMRVEVLPGGACIGPIGGSDSSFMSVSGHPVLLLPVTKTEPESLSGDETDISEAHFDGDVQNSSFQEVGSPAGATSRTRRAEKQTDELRALYCCYLKKEIENRDQEMAYRALKMKKLEKEILLLDKQLM, encoded by the exons atgatgatgatgatgatgaacgCAGACAGAG ATTACCAGATGAGTAAAAAGCAGGAGAGGGCTCATTTCTTCAGCTCCAAGGAGCAAGAACTTATTTTGAAGTTGTATGAAGAAGAGCGAGAGATCTTAACAGCCAAATCCAACACAACCAGCGCCTCCAAGCTGAGGGAGGAAGCCTGGCAGAGGATTGCTGATAAAATAAATGC GGTTTCAGACAGTGGCTACAAAAGAACATGGCAGCAAGTGAAAGTCAAACACAAGAACATCATCCAAACAG caaaaagaaaaagggccGATGTGTTGAGGACCGAGGGCGGGTCGGGAAGCCCCTCTCTGACCTCAGCAGAGGAGGACGGGGTGCTGAGCAGAGAAAACACCATGAGGGTGGAGGTCCTACCCGGAGGCGCCTGCATCGGCCCCATCGGCGGATCCGACAGCTCCTTTATGAGTG TGTCAGGCCATCCGGTCCTCCTCCTGCCCGTCACAAAGACGGAACCAGAGAGCCTGAGCGGCGATGAGACGGACATCAGCGAGGCTCATTTTGACGGG GACGTGCAGAACAGCAGTTTTCAGGAGGTCGGCAGCCCAGCAGGGGCTACAAGCAGGACCAGACGTGCTGAG AAGCAGACTGATGAACTAAGGGCCCTTTACTGCTGTTACCTCAAAAAGGAGATCGAGAATCGGGACCAGGAGATGGCCTACAGAGCACTGAAGATGAAGAAGCTGGAAAAGGAAATCCTGCTACTGGATAAACAGCTGATGTGA